The genomic DNA ACTACCTCGACCGCGCCCGCATGGAGGGCACCCACGACTCGCCCAAGGCCCAGGAGTTCTGGCCCGGCGACTACGACCCCTTCCTGGTCGGCCCCCAGACCGACTGACCCCCGGCCACGACGCATAAAAAACAAGCCCGCACGCAAGACCGCGCGGGCTTGACCTTTTTCCGCTCCCTGCCCAGGGCTAAAGGTCCTCGAACTCGGCCTCGTAATCCTTGGAGGCGGGGTTGTAGCAGTAGCGGCAGTGACCGGGACGCCTGAACCAGTGGATGAGGACGCACCCGGCCAGGAAGCCGCCAACATGCGCCCACCAGGCCACGTTCATGGCGTTGTTCGCGCTGGAGATGAGCCCGGCGGCGAGCTGCGACAGGAACCAGACGCTCAGGAAGAGATAGGATGGAATCCGCAGGAACAGCGGGATGAAGATGATGGGCACCAGGGTCAGCACCCGGCCATGGGGATAGAGCATGATGTATGCCCCCATGACCCCGGCCACGGCCCCGGACGCGCCGATGACCGGCACTGGCGAGGACTGCTCGAAGACCATGTGCAGCCCCACCGCGGCCAGCCCGCAGAGCAGATAGAAGATAACGAACCCGCCGTGGCCGGTCACGTCCTCGATGTTGTCGCCGAAAATCCAGAGCATCCACATGTTGAGGATGATATGCAGCCACCCGCCGTGCAGGAACATGTAGGAGACGAGCGGCCAGCCCGGTGAATCTGGATACCCGGCCCCGGCGGCCCAGACAGGCTCGAAGAACCGGACCGGGACCACGCCGTAGAGATGAAAGAGATGAGACGCGGCCCGCCCGTCGAGCCCCAGGCTGTAGAGAAAGGCGGCCACGTTCAGGATGATGATCGCGGTGACGGCCACAGGCAGGGTCACCCTGGGCACGTTGTCCCGGATGGGGATCACGCGTCGTCCTCCGACACCTCGTCCATGCCGTCCTCCCACGATCCGTCGGGCGTCCCGACGTCGTCCGCGCAAGCGGTGGCCAGGCCCGTATCCATTTCAGCCTCCTGGTCCATGGTCGCGGCCAGTTCGGGCCAGAGCCGGTCGAGCCAGGCCGTTGTCTCGCCGACCCGCGCCCCGGCACGGTCCATGGCCAGCCCATGCAGGCGCGCGGCCTCGGACTCCAGGCGGTCAAGACCCTCGTCGTTGTCCAGGATCAGGTCGCAGGCGGCCAGCTTTTCCGCTTCCGGCCACTGCCAGGAATCGAACACGGCCAGGGTGTCGGCGTCCATGCCGCGCAGCTGCCGCAGCTCGCCGGTGCGTTTCGCGTCCGGGCAGCGCACCCCGGCCACGAGATCGACCGAGCCGTCCTTGTGCCAGCCGCCCTCGATCAGCAGGGGCACCTCGGCGTAGGCCACGGGCGCGTCGCGGTGGGACCGGAAGAACATCTCGACCTGGTGGCGGACCATGGGATGGATCAGGTCCATGACTTCGCGGCGCAGGTTCCCAGACTCTTTCATGGCCTCGAACAGCGCCTGCTTGTCCACCCCGCCGTCCTCACGCAGGTATGCGCCTCCAAACCGCTGGCCGAGCATGGACGCGCCGTCGCCGCCAGGGGCATAGAGCCCGGCCACGGCCTCGTCCGCGCTGAAGCAGGGCTGCCCGGCCCGGCGCAGGGAATCGAGCAGGGCCGACTTGCCGCTGCCCGGCATGCCCACGATGCCCACGCGCAGGCACTCGCGCGGCAGCGCGGCCAGGAGCGTGCAAAAATCCGCTGGCGGCCTGCGCCACAGGGTGACCCGCTCGCATGTGGCCGGATGACGGAAGGAAAGATGAAAGGCGTGGAGCATCTGGCGCGGAGCCAGCCCGGCCAGCCGGTCGGGCCTGCGGCTCCACTCGACATTCTCGCGCGGGCCATAGGCTGAGTCGCCCAGCAGGGGGTGGCCGATGTGGGCCATGTGGACGCGGATCTGATGGGTGCGGCCCGTGTGGATGCGCACGGCCACGAGGCTGGCCAGTCCGCGCGGCCCGGTCCACAGGACGCGGTAGTCGCTCACGGCCTCGCGCCCGCCTCTGGCCACCACGGCCATGCGCGTCTTCTGGCTCGGATGCCTGCCCATGGGCGCGTCGATGGTCCCTGCGGGCTGCGCGGGCCGCCCGAGGACGACGGCCAGATAGACCTTGCGCACCCGGCGTCCGGCGAAATCAGCGGCCAGCCGCAGCCTGTCTCCCTCGGTCAGGGCCACCACCATGAGGCCGGAAGTGTCCTTGTCCAGCCGGTGGACGATGCCGGGCCGTTGCCTGTCCATGCCCGAGATGTCGGAGGCCACGTCTGGCCAGCGGTGGAGCAGATGGTTGACCAGGGTCGGCCCCGGCTCGCCGGGCGCAGGGTGGGTGGTCAGCCCGGCCCGCTTGTCGATGACCGCCACGTGAGCGTCCTCGAAGACCACCTCCAGCTCGCCGGGCACGGCCTGGGCCGCGTCGTCCGAGGGCGCGACACCGGCGTCGCCGATGCGCAGGGTCTCGCGGCCCGCGAGCTTGTGTTTGCCCCTGGTCACGACCTCGCCGTCCACCAGGGCCAGCCCGGACTCGATCCACTCCTGTACCCGCCCGCGCGACACGCCCTCGTCCGCCAGCTCGCGCGCCCAGAACTTGTCCAGCCTCAACCCGCAATCAGACGACGGGGCAACGCGCTCCCATGTCCGTTTTTCCGCTTCATTACTCATGCCCAAGGATATACCGGGAATCATTGGAAAGTAAAATCCATTTCCCGCGAGTTCCCGCCAGCGGGCAGTTTGGCCTTGACCCAACCGGGCCTGAGGACTAGAAAAGGAGAGTTTTACGCAATTGAAACATCCATCGATTCACACTCAAACCATACTGCAAGAAGGGGGAGTTCCGTGGCCCTACACGTGGTTGACCATCCGCTCATCCGGCACAAGGTCGGCATCCTGCGCAAGCACGACATTTCCACCAGCCGCTTCCGCCAGTTGGCGAACGAGATCACCAGACTTTTGACCTATGAGGCCACCAAAGACTTCGAGACGGAAACAATCACCATCCAGGGCTGGGCGGGCGAGGTGGAGGTGGACTCCATCAAGGGCAAGAAGGTCACGGTGGTGCCCATCCTGCGCGCCGGGCTCGGCATGATGGACGGCGTGTTCGACATGATCCCCGGAGCCAAGGCCTCGGTGGTCGGCTTCTACCGCGACGAGGAGACCCTGGAGCCGGTCCAGTACTACGTCAAGCTGGCCAGCCAGATGGAGGAGCGCACCGCGCTGATCCTCGACCCCATGCTGGCCACCGGCGGCACGCTGAACGCCACCATCAAGCTGCTCAAGGACTCGGGCTGCAAGTCCATCAAGGGACTCTTTCTCTGCGCCGCGCCTGAGGGCATCAACCGCATTCTGGGCGAGCACCCGGATGTGGACATCTACGTGGCCGCCGTGGACGAGCGGCTCAACGACATCGGCTATATCATCCCTGGTCTCGGAGACGCGGGGGACAAGATATTCGGCACCAAATAGGGAGCCGGGCACGCTACAGGGCGTGCCTTTTTTTTGGGGGAAGTCTTTGTCTGGGGCCACGGGACCGATCAGCCCGGCGGCCTCGCAACCATGAGGAGGAGTCGAGAGATGCATGACGTTCATTCCACAGAGTACAGTTTCAAACCCAAGGACGCGCTGCTGGGCGCGCAGATGCTCTTCGTCGCCTTTGGCGCGTTGGTGCTGGTCCCGCTGCTCACGGGCCTTGATGCCAACGTGGCCCTGTTCACCGCGGGCGCGGGCACCCTGCTCTTCCAGGCCGTCACCAGGGGCAAGGTGCCGGTCTTCCTGGCGTCGAGCTTTGCCTTCATCGCGCCCATCATCTACGGCGTCCAGACCTGGGGCATCCCGGCCACCATGTGCGGCCTCTTCGGCGCGGGCGTGCTCTATGTAGTCATCAGCCTTCTCGTGCGCATCTTCGGCGTGGGCATGCTGCGCCGCATCCTGCCGCCCGTGGTCACCGGCCCGGTGATCATGGTCATCGGCCTGATCCTGGCCCCGGTGGCCGTGCACATGGCCATGGGCCGCACCGGCGACGGCTCGGCCTGGCTCGTGCCGAGCGCCACGGCCATGATCATCGCGGGCGTGGCCTTGCTGACCACCATTTTAGCCTCCCTGCTCGGCAGGGGCTGGATCAAGCTCATCCCCATCCTGCTCGGCATCACGGCGGGCTACGCCACCTCGCTGGTTCTCGACGCCACCGGCTTTGCCGCCGCCACCCAGGCCGCCTTCGACCCCGGCCAGCTCCCCAACTGGACTGCGCCGACCCTGGTGGACTTCAGCAAGATCGGCGCGGCTCCGCTGCTGGCCGTGCCCAACTTCGTCTTCCCCACCTGGAACCTCGAAGCCATCCTGTTCATCGTGCCCGTGGCCATCGCCCCGGCCATCGAGCACTTCGGCGACGTGCTGGCCATCGGCAACATCTCGGGCAAGGACTACGTCAAGGACCCCGGCGTGCAGAACACCCTGCTGGGTGACGGTCTGGCCACCTCCCTGGCCGCGGCCCTGGGCGGCCCGCCCAACACCACCTACTCCGAGGTCTCGGGCGCGGTGGCCCTGACCCGGGCCTTCAACCCCGGCATCATGACCTGGGCGGCCATCACGGCCATCGTCCTTGCCTTTGTGGGCAAGCTGGGCGCGTTCCTCGGCACCATCCCGACACCGGTTATGGGCGGCATCATGATCCTGCTCTTCGGCGCCATCACGGTCATTGGCATCAACACCCTGGTGCGCGCGGGCAACGACCTGATGCTGCCGCGCAACCTGGCCGTCGTGGGCATCATCCTGGTGGTCGGCATCGGCGGCATGACCTTTGACATGGTCAGCGTCAAGCTGGGCGGCATCGGCCTTGCGGGTATCGTGGGCGTGGTCCTCAACCTCGTGCTGCCCTGCAAGAACTGCAACGACCCGTTGCCCGACGAGGTGTCCCCCTCGGCCCCGGATCACCACACCGACCTCTAGTCCCGAAACCTGACACACCTGACCGGCCAGGGGCGCACGCCGCCCCTGGCCGCCATCATTTCAGGCCATCTTTGCATTGGACCCGAAAGCGCGAACCCGCTATGAGCCAGGCAAGGGAGATGACTATGCGCGAAACCGTGACCGGACTGGTCCTGACCTTCAACGGCGAACGGCTGCTCGAAAAATGCCTCAAATCGCTCGACTTCTGCGACGAGCTGCTGGTGGTGGACTCCGACTCCACGGACCGCACCCGCGAGATCGCCCAGGCGTGCGGCGCGCGGATCATGGTCAACCCGTGGCCCGGCCCGGTGGCCCAGTTCAAGCTGGCCCTGGCCGAGATCAGGACCACCTGGGTCGTGTCCCTGGACCAGGACGAATACCTGACCGATGCGCTACGGGACTCCATTGTCAAGCGCCTCTCCATGCAGGAGCGCGTGGCGGGCTACTATGTCCCGCGCAGCTCCTTCTACTTCAACCGGTTCATGAAGCACTCCGGGTGGTATCCCGACTATCTCTTCCGCGTGTTCCGGGCGGGCAGGATGGAGGTCACGGCCAGCGGCGCGCACTACCATTTCACCCCGCTGGGCGAGACGGCCAGACTGACGGGCGACATCCTCCATTATCCCTACGAGTCGTTCCAGCAGCACATGGAGAAGATCAACTACTACGCCGAGGAAGGCGCCAAGGCCCTGCGCGACAAAGGACGCCGGGGCGGGCTCGGCCCGGCCCTGCTCCACGGGGCGGGACGCTTCGCCAAGCTCTACCTGCTCAAGCTCGGCCTGCTCGACGGCAGGGCCGGATTCTACAACGCCGCTGCCGGAGCCTATTACACCTTCCAGAAATACATCCGCATCGAAGAAACCGCCAAATGGGGCAGCCCGCCGGATGACCGACAGGACGGCCAGTGACGTTGATCCGTCAACTTTTTTCAACCGCAGTATTCCACCCCGCCCGGTCTTGTGATTAATCCCACACTGCCGACCCGCATCCACACCCAGGAGGAACCATGAACCTGTTCGACCCCAAGACCGTGCAGTCGCTCCTTGAGGAAGCCGTCACCCTTGTTTCCATTTACGGCCTCAACCTGCTCATCTCCATCGGCATCTTTTTCGTCGGACGCATGGCCGCCAACAAGATCGCCGGACTCGCCAGGGCACTGATGCTCAAGGCCCGTGTGGACGACACCCTGCGTTCGTTCCTGCGCAACGTCATCTACTACGCCCTGCTGGCCGCGGTGGTGGTCATGGCGCTGGGGCAGGCAGGCCTCAACGTCACCTCGTTTTTGGCCGTTCTCGGCGCGGCTGGCCTGGCCGTGGGCCTCGCCCTCAAGGACTCTTTGTCCAACTTCGCGGCAGGGGTGATGCTCATCATGCTCAAGTTCTTCAGGCGCGGGGACTGGGTGAGCGTGGCCGGGGAGTCGGGCACGGTCCAGACCGTGAGCATCTTCAACACCATCCTGACCACCGCCGACAACCGGATGGTCATCGTGCCCAACGCGGCCATCCTGTCAGGCACCATCGTCAACGTCACGGCCAACGACACCCGCCGCGTGGATCTGGTCATGGGCATCGGCTACGGTGACGACCTGCTCAAGGCCAAGGAACTGCTCATGAAGATCCTCACCGACGACCCACGGGTGCTGACCATGCCCGCCCCGCAGGTGGAGGTGCTCGAACTGGCCGAATCATCCGTCAATTTCGCAGTCCGGCCCTGGGTCAAGACCCCGGACTACTGGGGTGTCTACTTCGGCATCACCGAGAAGGTGAAGCTCGTCTTTGACCAGGAGGGCATCTCCATCCCCTTCCCCCAGCGCGACGTGCACGTCTATCCTGTCGAGAAGCAGAACTGAAAAAGGGAGCCGTACGGCTCCCTCAGAGTATCGACAAAGTCCACTCTGGCAGGCTGTTGAGAAAAGTTCGAGTGCTAGGCGCGAAAAAAAGGCAAGACCGACGCGTATATACAATACGCGAGGGTTTGCCTTTTTTGAAGCAACGACGCAATCGGGCCTTTGTCAGCAGCCTGAGGGAGCCGCAAGGCTCCCTTTCACTGTCTCGACAAAAACGGTTCGCGCTCACCCCTTGAGCGCCTCGAGATCGTCGAGAATGATCCTGGCGGCCCTGGCTGCGGCCCCCGGCTCGCCCACCATGGAGCGCAGCCCGGCCAGATCGCGCCTGACCGAGGCGAGCCTCTCGGGCGAGTCGATCCAGGAGGAGGCGGCAGCGGCCAGATGCGGGGCCGTGGCCCGGTCCTGGATGTGTTCGGGGTATATCTCGCGGTCCGCGATGAGGTTGGGCAGGCTGATGAACTTGACGCGGACGAGGAGTCGGGCCACCAGGGCCGAGAGGGCCGACACCTGATAGGCCACCACCACGGGCGTGCCGATGAGCGCGGTCTCCAGGGTGACTGTGCCGGATGCGGCCAGCATCATGGCGCAGGCGCGGAACGTCTCGTAGCGGGCGTCCGGCTCGACGATCTCCACCGGGATGTCGCTGTCCCACAGGGCGAGCAGCCGCTCGCGCTCCATGCCCGGAGCGCGGACAATGACATAGCGCAGGTCCGGGTGTTTCTCCCGCAGCAGCCGGGCCGCCCCGGCAAACTCGGGCAGCAGGTTCGAGACCTCCCGGATGCGGCTGCCCGGCAAAAGCCCGATCAGGTTCCGGTCCACGGGCATGGCGTCGAGCCGATTGAGGGGCAGCACGTCCATGAGCGGATGCCCCACATAGTCCACGTCCATACCACGCTTGCCGTAGAAATCCTTCTCGAACGGCAGGATGCAGATGACCCGGCGCACATGGTCGCGCAGGAACTCGGCCCGGCCCGGTCTCCAGGCCCACAGCTGCGGGCTGATGTAGTAATAGACCGGGATGCCGAGCCTCCTGGCTATTTTTGCGATGCGGAAGTTGAACTCCGGGCAGTCTATGAGGACCACGGCGCAAGGCTGGACCTGCTCAAGAGCGCGCCTGATGCGGCGCAGGAGCAGCAGGATGCGCGGCAGGCCGCCCAGGATCTCGGTGATGCCCACCAGGGAGATGAGGCTGGACGGATAGCGCACGTCCATGCCCTCGGCCTCCATGGCCGGGCCGCCCATACCGGTGAAGGAAATGCCGGGCCGGGCCTGGGCCAGCGCCTTGATCAGCTCGGCCCCGTGCAGGTCGCCCGATGCCTCGCCGACGCTCAGCCAGATGGGACCGTGTTGATTTCCTGTCTGCATGCACGGTGAGTATCCCATGTGCGCCCCGGCTGCAAGGCGACCGCCCGATTGCCGTTCGACG from Pseudodesulfovibrio aespoeensis Aspo-2 includes the following:
- a CDS encoding rhomboid family intramembrane serine protease, with translation MIPIRDNVPRVTLPVAVTAIIILNVAAFLYSLGLDGRAASHLFHLYGVVPVRFFEPVWAAGAGYPDSPGWPLVSYMFLHGGWLHIILNMWMLWIFGDNIEDVTGHGGFVIFYLLCGLAAVGLHMVFEQSSPVPVIGASGAVAGVMGAYIMLYPHGRVLTLVPIIFIPLFLRIPSYLFLSVWFLSQLAAGLISSANNAMNVAWWAHVGGFLAGCVLIHWFRRPGHCRYCYNPASKDYEAEFEDL
- a CDS encoding dephospho-CoA kinase, which gives rise to MSNEAEKRTWERVAPSSDCGLRLDKFWARELADEGVSRGRVQEWIESGLALVDGEVVTRGKHKLAGRETLRIGDAGVAPSDDAAQAVPGELEVVFEDAHVAVIDKRAGLTTHPAPGEPGPTLVNHLLHRWPDVASDISGMDRQRPGIVHRLDKDTSGLMVVALTEGDRLRLAADFAGRRVRKVYLAVVLGRPAQPAGTIDAPMGRHPSQKTRMAVVARGGREAVSDYRVLWTGPRGLASLVAVRIHTGRTHQIRVHMAHIGHPLLGDSAYGPRENVEWSRRPDRLAGLAPRQMLHAFHLSFRHPATCERVTLWRRPPADFCTLLAALPRECLRVGIVGMPGSGKSALLDSLRRAGQPCFSADEAVAGLYAPGGDGASMLGQRFGGAYLREDGGVDKQALFEAMKESGNLRREVMDLIHPMVRHQVEMFFRSHRDAPVAYAEVPLLIEGGWHKDGSVDLVAGVRCPDAKRTGELRQLRGMDADTLAVFDSWQWPEAEKLAACDLILDNDEGLDRLESEAARLHGLAMDRAGARVGETTAWLDRLWPELAATMDQEAEMDTGLATACADDVGTPDGSWEDGMDEVSEDDA
- the upp gene encoding uracil phosphoribosyltransferase, coding for MALHVVDHPLIRHKVGILRKHDISTSRFRQLANEITRLLTYEATKDFETETITIQGWAGEVEVDSIKGKKVTVVPILRAGLGMMDGVFDMIPGAKASVVGFYRDEETLEPVQYYVKLASQMEERTALILDPMLATGGTLNATIKLLKDSGCKSIKGLFLCAAPEGINRILGEHPDVDIYVAAVDERLNDIGYIIPGLGDAGDKIFGTK
- a CDS encoding uracil-xanthine permease family protein; this encodes MHDVHSTEYSFKPKDALLGAQMLFVAFGALVLVPLLTGLDANVALFTAGAGTLLFQAVTRGKVPVFLASSFAFIAPIIYGVQTWGIPATMCGLFGAGVLYVVISLLVRIFGVGMLRRILPPVVTGPVIMVIGLILAPVAVHMAMGRTGDGSAWLVPSATAMIIAGVALLTTILASLLGRGWIKLIPILLGITAGYATSLVLDATGFAAATQAAFDPGQLPNWTAPTLVDFSKIGAAPLLAVPNFVFPTWNLEAILFIVPVAIAPAIEHFGDVLAIGNISGKDYVKDPGVQNTLLGDGLATSLAAALGGPPNTTYSEVSGAVALTRAFNPGIMTWAAITAIVLAFVGKLGAFLGTIPTPVMGGIMILLFGAITVIGINTLVRAGNDLMLPRNLAVVGIILVVGIGGMTFDMVSVKLGGIGLAGIVGVVLNLVLPCKNCNDPLPDEVSPSAPDHHTDL
- a CDS encoding glycosyltransferase family 2 protein — its product is MRETVTGLVLTFNGERLLEKCLKSLDFCDELLVVDSDSTDRTREIAQACGARIMVNPWPGPVAQFKLALAEIRTTWVVSLDQDEYLTDALRDSIVKRLSMQERVAGYYVPRSSFYFNRFMKHSGWYPDYLFRVFRAGRMEVTASGAHYHFTPLGETARLTGDILHYPYESFQQHMEKINYYAEEGAKALRDKGRRGGLGPALLHGAGRFAKLYLLKLGLLDGRAGFYNAAAGAYYTFQKYIRIEETAKWGSPPDDRQDGQ
- a CDS encoding mechanosensitive ion channel family protein, with translation MNLFDPKTVQSLLEEAVTLVSIYGLNLLISIGIFFVGRMAANKIAGLARALMLKARVDDTLRSFLRNVIYYALLAAVVVMALGQAGLNVTSFLAVLGAAGLAVGLALKDSLSNFAAGVMLIMLKFFRRGDWVSVAGESGTVQTVSIFNTILTTADNRMVIVPNAAILSGTIVNVTANDTRRVDLVMGIGYGDDLLKAKELLMKILTDDPRVLTMPAPQVEVLELAESSVNFAVRPWVKTPDYWGVYFGITEKVKLVFDQEGISIPFPQRDVHVYPVEKQN
- the lpxB gene encoding lipid-A-disaccharide synthase, with product MQTGNQHGPIWLSVGEASGDLHGAELIKALAQARPGISFTGMGGPAMEAEGMDVRYPSSLISLVGITEILGGLPRILLLLRRIRRALEQVQPCAVVLIDCPEFNFRIAKIARRLGIPVYYYISPQLWAWRPGRAEFLRDHVRRVICILPFEKDFYGKRGMDVDYVGHPLMDVLPLNRLDAMPVDRNLIGLLPGSRIREVSNLLPEFAGAARLLREKHPDLRYVIVRAPGMERERLLALWDSDIPVEIVEPDARYETFRACAMMLAASGTVTLETALIGTPVVVAYQVSALSALVARLLVRVKFISLPNLIADREIYPEHIQDRATAPHLAAAASSWIDSPERLASVRRDLAGLRSMVGEPGAAARAARIILDDLEALKG